Part of the Limihaloglobus sulfuriphilus genome is shown below.
TTGTGATGTATTCGATGGATTACCCGCTTGTAACAATTGTTCAGAACATGAAGAATGCCTCTGATGTCGAAATGTTTTTAAGCGGTTTTGTTAAATCCTTTGTCTATGGATATATAATCGCTGCTGTGGGCTGTTTTAGAGGCTTAAATTCCGGCAGCGGCCCCAGAGCCGTCGGACAGGCCTCTACCAGCGCTGTAGTAACCTCGATCGTGCTTATCGTTGTCGCGGAGGGCATTTTTTCGGTAGTGTATTATTTTCTGGGGATTTAAGTGAATTAGGAATTAGGAATTAGGAATTAGGAATCTGAAATCTGAGATTTGAAATTTAATAACTGTTTATATGCCAAAAGAAGAAGTAAAAGCCCAATCAGAGCCGATTATAGAGGTACGTGATCTTGTCGGCGGATATGAAGAGACCGTAATACTCGACGGAGTATCCTTTGATATCCGCCGCGGCGAGATTTTCTCGATTCTTGGCGGCAGCGGCTGCGGCAAGACGACGCTCCTGCGTTACATCGTCGGTCTGCTTGAACCGTTTTCAGGCGATGTTCTCATTAAGGGCAGAAGCATTGTAAACGCCGATGAAAAGGAGCTTGATGAGATTCGCAGAAGTTTTGGGGTGATGTACCAGAGCGGCGCCCTGTTTGGTTCCATGACGGTAATGGAAAACCTTGCACTCCAGCTCGAGGAGTTCAGTAACCTGCCGAGGGAGGCAATCGAGCTGATATGCCTGGGCAAACTCAAGCTCGTCGGCCTCGAGGGCAGTGAAGACCTGATGCCGGCAGAACTTAGCGGCGGAATGATAAAAAGAGTGGCTATTGCCCGGGCGATGGTCTTTGACGCGGAAATAATTTTTCTTGATGAACCCTCTGCCGGTTTGGATCCGATTACGTCTGCCGAGATTGATGAATTGATAAAAAGTCTATCCAGGTTGCTGGGGATAACCTTCGTGCTTGTAACCCATGAGTTGGAAAGTATTTTAAACGTTTCTGACAGAGTCATAGTTTTGGATAAAAGTAAAAAGGGAATAGTGGAAACCGGCGATCCGAGACAACTGAAAGAACATTCAAAGAACCAATTTGTGCACAATTTTTTCAATAGAAAGCCCGGTTAAGATTATTTGACGCCTTAAGATTACGATTTTAACGCAATATTCTCAATTCTAAATTACACAAACGCAGATTTTTTGTTATACTGCCTCTTTACGGTCGCTGCGTAAATTGCGGCGAGTTTGATATTGATAAACTGAGTATAAAGGCCAATCAATGAAACGATTTGAGGAGCTTTTCGCGGAGCTCGAAAGAAAAATAAATGCAAAAGACCCGAATTCAGGCTCCTATAAAGAATTTGAAAAAGGCAAACATTTCATCGGCAAAAAGATAGTTGAAGAAGCCGGCGAAGTGTGGATGGCGGCAGAATATGAAGGCAGGGAAAAGACCGCAGAGGAAATTTCCCAGCTTCTCTATCATCTCCAGGTAATGATGCTGGCGTGCGGACTTGAACTCGAAGATATTTATAAGTATTTATAGGATATAGAATAATTATGCTGAAAATAGCAGTGCCAAATAAAGGTTCACTCTCGGAAGTTTCGATAAAGCTGATAAAGGAAGCCGGCTACAAGTGCCGGCGTGACGGCCGGGAGCTGACATTGACCGATGTTGATAACAATGTAGAGTTTTATTTTCTCCGCCCGCGGGATATCGCTATCTATGTTGCCAAAGGCATCATGGATGTCGGCATAACCGGCAAAGATCTTGTCGCAGACAGCGAAGCGGCGGTTGTGGAGCTGCTTTCTCTGGGCATTGGCAAAAGCCGGTTTTTTTACGCCGTTCCAAAGGAGAGTGAGCTTACTCCTGATGAATTTGACGGTGTCAGGATAGCTACATCGTATCCGAATATTGTAAAGTCCGACATGCAGCGGCGAGGCCTGACCTCAGAGATCATAAAACTTGACGGTGCGGTTGAGATATCGGTGAAACTTGGTGTTGCCGATGTTATAGCGGACGTTGTCGAATCGGGTAAAACCCTTGTTGCAGCGGGCCTTAGAACAGTTGGTGAGCCAATAATGAAATCTGAGGCCGCCGTGTTCTGCCGCAATCGCGAGTTACTCAATCGCCGCGAAGTCGGGCTGTTTATCGAAAGGCTGCGAGGTATAATCGTGGCCCGTGAGTATAAGATGATCGAGTACGACGTGCTCGAAGAGTCCCTTGAAAGGGCTTGCGGCCTTACTCCGGGGATTGAATCGCCTACAGTTTCGCCCTTGAGCAAGAAGGGCTGGATAGCTGTTAAGGCAATGATCTCCCGTAAACAGGTCAACAGCGTCATGGACGATTTGACAGAGCTTGGCGCAAAAGGGATTATCGTAACAGATATACACACTTGCAGATTGTAGGAAGGTTTGATTTTGAGTTTCGGCCAGGAAATACTTGCACTAATCGCCGCGGCGGTGCTCGGCTCGGTAATCGGAATTGAGCGCGAGCTGAGCAAAAAACCCGCCGGATTCCGGACTAACACGATGATATGTGTTGGGGCGGCGCTTATAATGCTTGTATCACTGCGATTAGGAACAGACGAAGAATCCAGCACCAGAATAGCCGCTCAGATTGTCAGCGGTGTGGGTTTTCTCGGCGCAGGTGCCATAATACGTGACAGAGGCGGCGTACAGGGTTTAACTACCGCGGCAGGTATATGGCTTGTCGCCGGCGTAGGCATGGCCTGCGGGGCGGGTATGTTCTGGCTGGCGGTTGTGGTTACGCTTATATCATGGCTGATTCTCTACGCACCTCATTTTATCCGCTTTCTGAAAAGAGGCTCAAGTAAAGCTGCTGATGAGACATCAGAACAGTAAGTTTTGTAAGGCCTTTTTAAAATATCATTTCTCTTTATAAATTAAGTTTGTTTGCTCTTGACATGCATCCAGATTTGGAATAACATTAACAGTAGAAACCGGTTGCTATCTCTTGTGAATATTGCCGGTAATTATTAGAAATAACCTTTATAGTTTTATAAATAACAGGTGTAATATGATAATGAGCCTTTATAAAGCCGAGAAGATTCAAAATAAGAATTCTCAAACAGTGCCGGACTATCAGCTTGAATCAGACGGTTCTTACCGTATAGACGGTTATGACAGAATCAATCCGTTCTCAAGTTTTCTCCCGGGAATCGGCGGCTTTGACGGCGTGCCGCTGTGGTGTCTGTATGTCAACAGGGCCCAGGCGGTAGCGTCTTTTGGAGTAGCCAATAAAGATAATGCTATCGCCGAGTTTCTTTCTGCTACCTGGGCATATCAGCTTACGCCGGTTCAGGGGTTTCGGACTTTCTGTAAAGTAAACGGCAGTTTTTATGAACCGTTCCAAAATAATTTAACCTCCGAGATTTCTGAAATAAAACGCTCAATGTGGATAGAACCTGACCGGCTGCGCCTTCGTGAGGTTAATAAAACAGCAGGCCTCCAGTTTGATGTGGAGTATTTTTCACCAGTCAATCAGCCTCTTGGAAGTCTTGTGCGAAAGCTGAAAATAACGAACATTGGGGATCAAAATCAGTCAATTTCCGCCCTTGACGGGCTTGCTGTAATTGTTCCGGCAGGCTTTGCGGATTTTGGCCTTAAAAACATGAGACGGCTAAATGAGGCTTATGCCTCAGTAAAGCTCGTTGGGGAAAAGGCGGCTTTTTATGCTGCCAGAGTAATGGCGCATGACCAGGCAGAGGTTGTAAGTGTAAACTGCGGCAATTTTTACACCTCCTGGGTTAAGCAAGACAGCAATCTTCACAGCATAGAGCCTTTCGTCGATCCAGATGTAATATTCGGCAGCGGCAATGACCTTGTAACCCCCCGCAACTTTGTATGCAGTGACTCTATCGACAGAGATGCACAGGTCTGGGAAAACCGGCTTCCATGTGCTCTTACACCATT
Proteins encoded:
- a CDS encoding ABC transporter ATP-binding protein, with protein sequence MPKEEVKAQSEPIIEVRDLVGGYEETVILDGVSFDIRRGEIFSILGGSGCGKTTLLRYIVGLLEPFSGDVLIKGRSIVNADEKELDEIRRSFGVMYQSGALFGSMTVMENLALQLEEFSNLPREAIELICLGKLKLVGLEGSEDLMPAELSGGMIKRVAIARAMVFDAEIIFLDEPSAGLDPITSAEIDELIKSLSRLLGITFVLVTHELESILNVSDRVIVLDKSKKGIVETGDPRQLKEHSKNQFVHNFFNRKPG
- a CDS encoding phosphoribosyl-ATP diphosphatase, yielding MKRFEELFAELERKINAKDPNSGSYKEFEKGKHFIGKKIVEEAGEVWMAAEYEGREKTAEEISQLLYHLQVMMLACGLELEDIYKYL
- the hisG gene encoding ATP phosphoribosyltransferase, whose product is MLKIAVPNKGSLSEVSIKLIKEAGYKCRRDGRELTLTDVDNNVEFYFLRPRDIAIYVAKGIMDVGITGKDLVADSEAAVVELLSLGIGKSRFFYAVPKESELTPDEFDGVRIATSYPNIVKSDMQRRGLTSEIIKLDGAVEISVKLGVADVIADVVESGKTLVAAGLRTVGEPIMKSEAAVFCRNRELLNRREVGLFIERLRGIIVAREYKMIEYDVLEESLERACGLTPGIESPTVSPLSKKGWIAVKAMISRKQVNSVMDDLTELGAKGIIVTDIHTCRL
- a CDS encoding MgtC/SapB family protein encodes the protein MSFGQEILALIAAAVLGSVIGIERELSKKPAGFRTNTMICVGAALIMLVSLRLGTDEESSTRIAAQIVSGVGFLGAGAIIRDRGGVQGLTTAAGIWLVAGVGMACGAGMFWLAVVVTLISWLILYAPHFIRFLKRGSSKAADETSEQ